The proteins below are encoded in one region of Ascochyta rabiei chromosome 9, complete sequence:
- a CDS encoding Mannan endo-1,6-alpha-mannosidase: MKFFATIGAVLLPFIASTARGIEFDPEDEASIKAAARTYAYGLMELYKNNATGTPTQDIGIWPQPHYWWEGGASWGGLIEYTQFSGDNSHVETLQQALTANYGPNNDFILTYRKSQTGNDDQAFWALAVMSALEYQFPDADSAPADYLEVAVNAFNNIVGRWDTTTCDGGLKWQIYPENAYGYNYKNSISNGCAFALGARLARYTGNQTYADWAEKIYDWTKSVGLITDIYEVFDGTDDKTNCASVADKTQWTYNNAMFLHGSAFMYDVTNGASVWKERTSGFLKHAELLFFSAVKKDNIMYEWACETGESGRTCNLDQQSFKAYLSRFMAKTAAVAPFTKGTITKYLTASAVGAAKSCSGGDDKVTCGSKWYTGSWDGTSGVGQQLAALEVTHALLSLKQNIVPVKNSSPKPKSTTTAAPKPSSTPAAKPTTAFSSKPAESTRAVQSSQTLLSSKAVPIVSSAAESAYAPPKSTEAAPVNSTASSTKNIISTSAVVVHPSASSVASTVVSSIKSAPAAAIPTEKPAGQAGDVKSPAGVNTTCTPSTTVTIYVPPVTSAPEVPSVATTVTPVVPPVLTTLAPVAPTANSSVPANGSVPSPSAPVEFEGAASSFKVMSGSILGAITIAMVAGLL; this comes from the coding sequence ATGAAGTTCTTCGCTACCATTGGAGCTGTGCTCCTTCCTTTTATTGCGTCGACCGCCCGTGGCATAGAATTCGACCCCGAAGATGAGGCTTCTATCAAGGCCGCAGCGCGCACATATGCGTATGGGTTGATGGAGCTATACAAGAACAATGCTACTGGAACACCGACGCAAGACATCGGCATATGGCCGCAACCGCACTACTGGTGGGAAGGCGGGGCATCATGGGGGGGTCTGATTGAATACACTCAGTTTTCTGGCGATAACTCGCACGTAGAGACGCTCCAGCAAGCGTTGACTGCCAACTACGGCCCGAACAATGACTTCATTCTGACCTACCGCAAGAGCCAGACCGGCAACGATGACCAGGCCTTCTGGGCGCTCGCAGTCATGTCAGCACTCGAGTACCAGTTCCCAGACGCCGACTCGGCCCCTGCCGATTACCTCGAGGTTGCTGTGAATGCTTTCAACAACATCGTAGGACGATGGGACACAACCACCTGTGACGGAGGCTTGAAGTGGCAGATCTACCCCGAGAATGCATACGGCTACAACTACAAGAACTCCATCTCCAACGGATGCGCTTTTGCTCTCGGTGCGCGCCTTGCTCGATACACTGGCAATCAGACATATGCAGACTGGGCGGAGAAGATCTACGACTGGACAAAGTCAGTGGGATTGATCACTGACATCTACGAGGTCTTTGACGGCACTGACGACAAAACAAACTGTGCGAGTGTGGCTGACAAGACGCAATGGACCTACAACAACGCCATGTTCCTGCACGGTTCTGCTTTCATGTACGACGTCACCAACGGTGCAAGTGTGTGGAAGGAGCGCACATCTGGCTTCCTGAAGCACGCTGAGCTTTTGTTCTTTAGCGCAGTCAAAAAGGACAACATCATGTACGAGTGGGCCTGCGAGACTGGAGAGTCTGGCCGAACCTGCAACCTCGACCAGCAGTCTTTCAAGGCTTACCTTTCCCGGTTCATGGCTAAGACCGCGGCTGTTGCGCCTTTCACGAAGGGCACAATCACCAAATACCTCACAGCGTCCGCAGTCGGAGCTGCAAAGTCGTGCTCCGGTGGAGACGACAAGGTGACTTGCGGTTCCAAGTGGTACACTGGCAGCTGGGACGGCACATCTGGTGTTGGCCAGCAGCTTGCAGCTTTGGAGGTCACCCACGCACTTTTGTCGTTGAAGCAGAACATTGTACCAGTCAAGAACAGCAGTCCTAAGCCGAAGTCAACGACAACCGCTGCGCCAAAGCCCAGCTCGACACCTGCCGCGAAACCTACCACAGCTTTTAGCAGCAAGCCAGCCGAATCGACCAGGGCAGTCCAATCCAGCCAGACTCTACTATCGAGCAAAGCTGTTCCTATTGTTTCTTCTGCGGCTGAAAGTGCGTATGCACCACCAAAGTCGACTGAGGCTGCGCCTGTCAACAGCACTGCTTCATCGACCAAGAACATCATCTCAACTTCTGCTGTCGTGGTACATCCATCTGCCTCTTCAGTTGCATCCACAGTTGTCTCCTCGATCAAGTCTGCTCCTGCCGCAGCCATTCCAACGGAGAAGCCTGCTGGTCAAGCAGGCGATGTCAAATCCCCCGCTGGTGTTAACACTACCTGCACACCCAGCACCACCGTCACCATTTACGTTCCGCCAGTTACGTCGGCACCCGAGGTTCCATCGGTAGCGACGACTGTTACGCCTGTAGTGCCACCGGTTCTGACTACGCTTGCGCCCGTGGCACCAACTGCTAATAGCAGCGTGCCTGCTAATGGCAGTGTACCGAGCCCATCTGCACCGGTGGAGTTTGAGGGTGCTGCGTCGAGTTTCAAGGTCATGAGCGGGTCCATCCTAGGTGCTATCACCATTGCCATGGTGGCTGGGCTATTGTAA
- a CDS encoding Tyrosinase: MDQGEKVSYYKVAGIHGVPFGQWDGVTGQEGQEMMGYCPHVSNMFGPWHRPYLALFEQVLHDRAVEIAKEYPAGEPRAKAMAIADKVRLPYWDWAMDPPNSDEGCMPASLRRPTATVTYPNGTTGNIANPLYRYDFHPLKYDDFTPLSEFQFKNWNHTIRFPVDGFALNATSRNDAANERISKQQPNNRDMLYKLLTMYQPFNQVSNKANGGTIGNFETLHDGLHNSFGLGHMGIVEVSAFDPVFWFHHANMDRIFALYQYPDTWVEDAAQAKGTFTVAKGAVEGPASPLAPFHMNALGDMWTSTTSRNWTSFGYTYPELMTNPTNQTLTSTLNKLYKPTTQGLGSANTTPPAPGSSVGNNSTMNSTKKATDWLCEVNMPTDIQISYSVRAFLGEPDADPKNWPTDPNYIGQLASMSSPRMNSDVIVTGNIVLTERLAQKHQSGELKSLEKDAVAAYLKANFSWRIQALDYSEIPRNNPPAGLNVTVFSVPVSIPESDDEVPAWDGDVEYNRDIEGNPPVYNGSGPGGTNSTTPTADAAGHFDASSGEWVWNNATESAAGQVDGGGGTRIVQETVTQYITVGAVPTSVADAEPSITAAPATVEQSSFSTVKVGTRTKFMTSVIIEYATFMPGQ; the protein is encoded by the exons ATGGACCAGGGTGAGAAGGTGTCTTACTACAAGGTCGCAG GGATACACGGAGTTCCATTCGGGCAGTGGGACGGTGTGACGGGCCAGGAAGGCCAGGAGATGATGGGCTACTGCCCTCACGTGAGCAACATGTTCGGTCCATGGCATAGACCTTACCTTGCCCTCTTTGAGCAAGTGCTCCATGATCGCGCTGTGGAAATTGCAAAGGAGTACCCAGCAGGTGAGCCTCGAGCCAAGGCTATGGCGATAGCTGATAAAGTGCGTCTGCCATACTGGGACTGGGCAATGGACCCACCGAATAGTGATGAAGGATGCATGCCGGCCAGTCTCCGTCGTCCGACAGCTACGGTAACATATCCCAACGGTACGACAGGTAATATTGCCAATCCATTGTACCGTTACGATTTTCACCCTCTGAAGTATGACGATTTTACACCATTG AGCGAATTTCAATTCAAAAACTGGAATCACACGATTCGCTTCCCAGTCGATGGGTTCGCTCTCAATGCTACCAGCCGTAACGATGCGGCAAATGAACGCATCAGTAAACAGCAACCGAACAACCGTGACATGCTTTACAAACTGCTCACGATGTACCAGCCTTTCAATCAAGTCAGCAACAAGGCTAATGGTGGCACAATTGGCAACTTTGAAACTCTCCACGACGGCCTCCACAATAGTTTTGGACTTGGCCACATGGGCATTGTTGAGGTATCTGCCTTCGATCCTGTCTTCTGGTTTCACCATGCAAACATGGATCGAATTTTTGCTTTGTACCA ATATCCAGACACCTGGGTTGAGGATGCAGCACAGGCTAAGGGTACTTTTACGGTTGCTAAAGGTGCCGTCGAGGGTCCTGCGTCGCCACTCGCCCCGTTCCACATGAACGCTCTTGGTGATATGTGGACATCAACGACCTCTCGTAACTGGACGTCTTTCGGTTACACCTACCCCGAGTTGATGACCAATCCTACCAACCAGACCCTCACTTCGACCCTCAACAAGCTCTACAAGCCGACGACTCAAGGTTTAGGTAGTGCCAATACGACACCTCCGGCGCCTGGCAGCAGTGTTGGTAACAACAGCACAATGAACAGCACCAAGAAGGCGACAGATTGGCTGTGCGAGGTCAATATGCCCACGGACATTCAGATCTCGTACTCTGTTCGCGCATTCCTTGGCGAACCAGACGCGGATCCCAAAAATTGGCCCACAGACCCGAACTACATCGGTCAACTCGCCTCGATGTCTTCTCCTCGCATGAATTCGGACGTAATTGTTACGGGTAACATCGTGCTGACCGAGAGGTTGGCACAAAAGCACCAATCAGGAGAACTGAAGAGCTTGGAAAAGGATGCCGTTGCAGCCTACTTGAAAGCGAACTTTAGCTGGCGCATTCAAGCCTTGGACTACAGTGAAATTCCCCGCAATAACCCACCTGCCGGCCTCAACGTCACCGTCTTCAGTGTTCCAGTCTCAATCCCAGAATCGGACGACGAAGTTCCCGCCTGGGATGGCGACGTCGAGTACAATCGCGATATCGAGGGCAACCCGCCTGTCTACAACGGCTCTGGTCCCGGTGGTACCAACTCAACTACTCCTACTGCCGATGCCGCCGGACATTTTGACGCGTCATCTGGCGAATGGGTGTGGAACAACGCAACAGAGTCTGCTGCTGGGCAAGTCGATGGTGGAGGCGGAACCAGGATTGTGCAAGAGACAGTCACGCAGTATATCACTGTCGGCGCAGTTCCCACGTCAGTAGCAGATGCTGAGCCTTCGATTACGGCCGCACCTGCAACTGTAGAGCAATCCTCTTTCTCTACAGTGAAAGTTGGCACTCGAACCAAATTCATGACTTCGGTCATCATTGAGTACGCAACTTTCATGCCTGGTCAATGA
- a CDS encoding Choline-sulfatase — protein sequence MAPSAIRLESPPAQTHPLKQSTPQGAASIEAHTPVNSHISLSSRPTNSNGHANGSNGTHNGIGHPQQQSGRGFVSSQSLLEQSARSASGGQASVGSSKQPNILYIMADQMSAPLLKMNNPESVIKTPNLDKLAETGVVFSSAYCNSPLCAPSRFTMCTGQLPSKIGGYDNASILAPEVPTYAHYLRAEGYETALAGKMHFIGPDQLHGFEHRLTTDIYPADLGWSVNWDKPEERQEWFHNMSSVLQAGPTVRTNQLDYDEEVMYKASQYLHEYVRKPSETRRPFALTVSLTHPHDPYAMLREYWDLYEDVEIPLPESEIPQDEQDPHSQRIMKCIDLWNNPVPDEAKLRARRAYFAECSFVDDQVGKLMKILKNSFLDQDTIIVFSGDHGDMLGDRGLWYKMSWFENSARVPMIINYPSKFEPKRVTESVSTMDLLPTFVDLAGGDASAILPIDGVSLHDYLVSDKPGKDEVFGEYMGEGTVTPTYMIRRHQWKYTCSLIDPPQLFDLVNDPKELNNLAFSDKPQHQEVLQQFDAEARAKWDFAQIHKDALKSQRQRRTCWKALQLGRREHWDYEPPAAGRDRFIRSHIPLDDLELRARFPVVDQYGREESATASHHGLAGACGE from the exons ATGGCACCCAGCGCCATACGACTAGAGTCTCCGCCGGCTCAAACTCATCCACTTAAGCAGTCAACGCCACAAGGAGCTGCCTCTATCGAGGCACACACTCCGGTCAACAGCCATATTTCACTCAGCTCTCGTCCCACTAACAGCAATGGCCATGCCAATGGCAGCAACGGTACACACAACGGTATTGGTCACCCCCAGCAGCAGTCTGGTCGGGGTTTCGTTTCATCACAGTCTCTTCTTGAGCAGTCAGCGAGATCAGCATCTGGAGGCCAAGCTTCGGTTGGATCTTCGAAACAGCCAAATATTCTGTACATCATGGCTGATCAGATGTCTGCGCCTCTTCTAAAAATGAACAATCCAGAATCCGTCATCAAAACGCCCAACCTTGACAAGCTTGCGGAGACTGGTGTTGTGTTCTCTAGCGCCTACTGCAATTCCCCTCTGTGTGCGCCTTCAAGGTTCACCATGTGCACAGGGCAGCTTCCATCCAAGATTGGCGGCTACGACAACGCGTCCATACTTGCGCCTGAAGTTCCTACCTATGCACACTACCTCAGAGCCGAGGGATATGAGACCGCCCTTGCTGGCAAGATGCACTTCATTGGCCCCGATCAACTCCACGGATTCGAACACAG GCTCACGACGGATATCTACCCCGCTGATCTTGGATGGTCAGTGAACTGGGATAAGCCTGAGGAGCGACAAGAGTGGTTCCACAACATGTCTTCGGTCTTACAAGCTGGCCCTACCGTGCGAACCAACCAGCTGGACTACGACGAAGAAGTCATGTACAAG GCTTCTCAATACCTACATGAGTATGTTCGTAAGCCATCAGAGACTCGTCGTCCTTTCGCTCTCACTGTCTCGTTAACACACCCCCACGACCCTTACGCCATGCTTCGAGAATACTGGGATCTATACGAAGATGTTGAGATTCCACTTCCCGAGTCAGAGATTCCTCAAGACGAACAGGACCCTCATTCTCAACGTATCATGAAGTGCATCGACCTCTGGAACAATCCTGTCCCCGATGAGGCGAAACTACGCGCTCGCCGTGCCTACTTCGCTGAATGCAGTTTCGTCGACGATCAGGTTGGGAAGCTTATGAAAATCCTCAAGAACTCTTTTCTTGACCAGGACACGATCATTGTGTTCTCAGGCGATCATGGCGACATGCTCGGCGACCGTGGTCTTTGGTACAAGATGTCATGGTTCGAGAACAGCGCGCGCGTGCCAATGATCATCAACTACCCCTCCAAATTCGAGCCGAAGCGTGTGACGGAGTCGGTGTCTACCATGGATCTCCTTCCAACCTTCGTAGACCTTGCAGGAGGAGATGCGTCAGCCATTCTACCCATCGACGGTGTCAGCCTTCACGACTATCTTGTTTCAGACAAGCCTGGCAAGGACGAGGTCTTTGGTGAATACATGGGCGAGGGTACTGTCACCCCTACCTACATGATCCGTCGTCACCAATGGAAGTACACCTGCTCCCTGATCGACCCGCCGCAGTTGTTCGATCTGGTCAATGATCCCAAAGAGCTCAACAACCTTGCCTTCTCGGACAAGCCTCAGCATCAAGAGGTGCTTCAACAGTTTGATGCCGAAGCCCGTGCTAAGTGGGACTTCGCGCAGATTCACAAGGACGCGCTGAAGAGCCAACGCCAGCGCCGGACGTGCTGGAAGGCCTTGCAGCTTGGTCGCAGGGAACACTGGGATTACGAGCCACCTGCGGCTGGCAGAGACAGGTTCATCCGCTCTCACATCCCACTGGACGATCTTGAACTTCGGGCTAGGTTCCCTGTTGTCGACCAGTATGGTCGCGAGGAATCGGCTACCGCGTCACATCACGGTCTTGCTGGCGCCTGTGGCGAGTAG
- a CDS encoding 60S ribosomal protein L6 has product MSTAAGEQKASRYYPAEEEAQMKKARKTAHPTKYRESLKPGTILILLSGRFSGKRVVLLRQLDQGVLLITGPFKSNGVPLRRVNHRYVIATGASVDVSNLDTEVLDRVSKDEYWAREKKEGKGEDAFFEQGETTPQKKDTDPQRIEDQKKVDKALIATIKQQPDLEAYLGASFSLRSGQHPHEMVF; this is encoded by the exons ATGTCTACTGCTGCCGGCGAACAGAAGGCCTCGCGCTACTACCCTGCGGAGGAGGAGGCGCAGATGAAGAAG GCGCGCAAGACTGCCCACCCCACCAAATACCGCGAGTCGCTCAAGCCTGGTACCATCCTGATCCTCCTTTCCGGTCGCTTCTCCGGAAAGCGCGTTGTTCTTCTGCGCCAGCTCGACCAGGGCGTTCTCCTGATCACTGGGCCCTTCAAGTCCAACGGCGTTCCCCTGCGCCGCGTCAATCACCGCTACGTAATCGCGACTGGCGCATCCGTAGACGTCTCGAACCTCGACACCGAAGTCCTGGACCGTGTGAGCAAGGACGAGTACTGGGCGCGTGAGAAGAAGGAGGGCAAGGGAGAGGATGCTTTCTTCGAGCAGGGCGAAACCACACCTCAGAAGAAGGACACCGACCCCCAGCGCATTGAGGACCAGAAGAAGGTTGATAAGGCGCTGATTGCGACAATCAAGCAGCAGCCGGATCTGGAGGCGTACTTGGGCGCCAGCTTCAGCTTAAGGAGCGGCCAGCACCCCCACGAGATGGTCTTCTAA
- a CDS encoding Bacterial leucyl aminopeptidase encodes MRFSSNFAFALFASTTLALTIPKKTTALTAEPFYTLELAPGETKQAGVKFMDITEYSDLHDHAQKHSFAAAAAITFPTAVTQKVSVSPLLSELSTSNIKTGLTTFSNFQNRYYKSNYGKQSSEWLLSQVQAVISASGATGASARAFAHTSWTQNSVIATIPGKSTNTIVIGAHQDSVNGASPSTGRAPGADDDGSGTFTILEALRVMLTDEKVKSGQAPNTIEFHWYAAEEGGLLGSQAVFTDYKNKGRVVKAMLQQDMTGYVKPGITESVGVITDYVDVGLSTFIKKVITAYCTIPYVETKCGYACSDHASASKAGYPSAFVIESAMENTSKYIHTAQDTLNTVSFSHMLEHAKMTVGLAYELGFASAL; translated from the exons ATGAGGTTCTCGTCTAACTTCGCTTTTGCGCTATTTGCTTCGACAACCCTTGCCCTTACGATACCTAAGAAAACTACTGCGCTCACGGCGGAGCCGTTCTACACACTCGAACTTGCGCCTGGAGAGACCAAACAA GCTGGTGTAAAATTCATGGATATCACTGAATATTCCGACCTCCATGATCATGCACAGAAGCACTCTttcgcagcagcagcagcaatcaCCTTCCCCACTGCTGTAACTCAGAAAGTCAGCGTCAGCCCTCTTCTCTCGGAGCTCAGCACATCCAACATAAAGACCGGTCTTACCACATTCTCTAACTTCCAGAATCGTTACTACAAGAGCAATTACGGCAAGCAATCTTCCGAATGGCTCCTCTCCCAAGTGCAAGCTGTCATCAGTGCTTCCGGTGCAACTGGCGCCAGCGCACGCGCATTCGCGCACACATCCTGGACACAAAACTCTGTCATCGCCACGATTCCCGGTAAAAGCACCAACACTATCGTAATTGGCGCACACCAAGACAGTGTTAACGGCGCCAGTCCCTCGACTGGTCGTGCACCAGGCGCCGACGACGATGGCAGCGGGACGTTCACAATCCTGGAGGCGCTGAGAGTCATGTTGACAGACGAAAAAGTCAAGAGCGGGCAGGCGCCGAACACGATTGAATTCCACTGGTACGCTGCGGAAGAGGGTGGTTTGCTCGGGAGCCAAGCAGTCTTCACGGATTACAAGAACAAAGGCCGTGTGGTAAAGGCTATGCTGCAGCAAGACATGACCGGCTACGTCAAGCCAGGCATCACTGAGAGTGTAGGTGTCATTACTGATTACGTCGATGTTGGACTTTCCACGTTCATCAAGAAGGTCATCACCGCG TACTGTACCATCCCGTATGTCGAGACAAAGTGCGGCTATGCATGTTCAGACCATGCAAGTGCCTCGAAAGCAGGATACCCGTCTGCGTTCGTCATCGAATCAGCGATGGAGAACACAAGCAAGTATATCCACACAGCCCAGGACACGTTGAATACTGTCAGCTTCAGCCATATGCTTGAGCATGCAAAGATGACGGTCGGTTTGGCTTATGAGCTGGGCTTTGCTTCGGCGCTGTAG